The following proteins are co-located in the Paludibaculum fermentans genome:
- a CDS encoding carboxylesterase/lipase family protein gives MRSSFHLIASLASLLAALASGAPADGPIADTAAGKVRGLALPAPGGAVFKGIPFAQPPVGDLRWKPPVAARPWTGVREAVEYGAPCAQVSAEWNAKTAAAGSEDCLTLNVWTPQWPARGAKPVMVWIHGGANMGGSARGAGGIEPAFDGAKLASQGVVVVTVQYRLGIFGFFAHPELTAESAQHASGNYGLMDLAASLQWVKANIARFGGDPRNVTIFGQSAGAMDVGYLMASPLGRGLFQRAIAQSGTVLIGGHPTLTLTQAEEAGRGLAAKMNAPAAGGLAYMRKLSTAEVLKASPPYGGGGPLRPAPDVDGYFLTKSPAEVFETGGQAAVPLMIGNNGREWNFTGQPEALRKGIAGAFGPLTEQALKLYGMEGGAPVESYPPYGNAGSQFSTDTSFRCPSVLIAGQHSRHAPTYQYEFTVGPVEKGTPHSGELQYVFGVRGVQETADPDAVQTQRVQGYWVNFAKSGDPNGSGLPKWPKYESTKREYLELSNEGPVVKSDLRGKVCALFGEAVRQRTGRP, from the coding sequence ATGCGTTCTTCCTTCCACCTGATTGCCTCCCTCGCGAGCCTGCTTGCTGCCCTGGCCTCCGGAGCGCCGGCTGATGGGCCCATCGCCGACACGGCTGCCGGCAAAGTGCGTGGTCTCGCTTTGCCCGCGCCCGGCGGCGCCGTGTTTAAGGGGATCCCCTTTGCGCAGCCGCCTGTGGGCGACCTGCGGTGGAAACCTCCGGTTGCCGCGCGGCCCTGGACCGGAGTGCGTGAGGCCGTGGAGTACGGCGCCCCTTGCGCCCAGGTTTCGGCCGAATGGAATGCAAAGACCGCGGCTGCCGGCAGCGAGGACTGCCTGACGCTGAATGTATGGACGCCGCAATGGCCGGCTCGCGGCGCCAAGCCCGTGATGGTTTGGATCCACGGCGGCGCCAACATGGGCGGGTCTGCTCGCGGTGCGGGCGGCATCGAGCCCGCTTTCGACGGGGCGAAGCTGGCGAGCCAGGGCGTGGTGGTGGTGACGGTTCAATACCGCCTGGGTATTTTCGGGTTCTTCGCGCATCCGGAATTGACGGCGGAGTCGGCCCAGCACGCGTCGGGCAACTACGGTCTGATGGACCTGGCCGCGTCCCTGCAGTGGGTGAAGGCCAACATTGCCCGGTTTGGCGGGGATCCCAGAAACGTCACGATCTTCGGCCAGTCCGCGGGCGCGATGGACGTTGGTTACCTGATGGCGTCGCCGCTGGGCAGGGGTTTGTTCCAGCGCGCGATCGCGCAAAGCGGCACCGTGCTCATCGGCGGGCATCCCACGCTTACCCTGACGCAGGCGGAAGAGGCCGGCCGGGGCTTGGCCGCCAAGATGAACGCACCGGCGGCGGGCGGGCTGGCCTACATGCGCAAGCTTTCCACGGCCGAGGTGCTGAAGGCTTCTCCTCCTTATGGAGGCGGCGGTCCGTTGCGGCCGGCGCCGGATGTGGACGGCTACTTCCTGACGAAGTCTCCCGCCGAGGTGTTTGAAACCGGTGGACAGGCCGCTGTGCCCCTGATGATTGGGAACAACGGCCGGGAGTGGAACTTCACCGGCCAACCCGAGGCGCTCAGGAAAGGGATCGCGGGGGCCTTTGGGCCGCTCACTGAGCAGGCATTGAAACTCTACGGGATGGAGGGCGGGGCTCCGGTGGAGAGTTATCCTCCTTACGGCAATGCGGGGTCGCAGTTCTCCACCGACACCTCGTTCCGCTGCCCGTCCGTGCTGATCGCGGGTCAGCATAGCCGGCACGCCCCCACCTACCAGTACGAGTTCACGGTGGGGCCGGTGGAGAAGGGTACGCCGCATTCCGGTGAACTGCAGTATGTCTTCGGTGTCAGGGGCGTGCAGGAAACCGCCGATCCTGACGCCGTGCAGACCCAGCGCGTGCAGGGCTATTGGGTGAACTTCGCCAAGTCCGGCGACCCGAATGGCTCGGGGCTGCCGAAGTGGCCGAAGTACGAGTCCACCAAGCGCGAGTATCTGGAGCTCAGCAACGAGGGGCCGGTGGTGAAGTCCGATCTGCGCGGCAAAGTGTGCGCGTTGTTCGGTGAGGCGGTCCGCCAGAGGACAGGCCGGCCGTAG